In Gossypium arboreum isolate Shixiya-1 chromosome 5, ASM2569848v2, whole genome shotgun sequence, a single genomic region encodes these proteins:
- the LOC108453024 gene encoding 50S ribosomal protein L21, mitochondrial: MAHRRCLLSLARHATAIISQKKMPPLSAVEVLTRKPNPAITIPNSELSWFSLWSHSRHFSSSKSEDSETEVEVEMEEASDVEAEHDNAASDLGRDYSPVEKEAEAAAIGYKVLGPLQRSDRVFKDYEPVFAVVQIGSHQFKVSNGDSIFTERLKFCEVNDKLILNKVLLLGSPTQTIIGRPILPDAAVHAVVEEHALDAKVIIFKKKRRKNYRRTKGHRQELTKLRITDIQGIEKQEIKTDGKPLKAAVKNPEKIAAAV; encoded by the exons ATGGCTCATCGACGGTGCCTTCTATCACTGGCCCGCCACGCCACGGCTATCATTTCTCAGAAAAAGATGCCGCCTCTGTCCGCCGTCGAAGTCCTAACCCGAAAACCGAATCCGGCAATAACCATCCCCAATTCGGAGCTCTCATGGTTTAGCCTCTGGTCCCATTCTCGTCACTTCTCATCCAGCAAAAGCGAAGATAGCGAGACCGAAGTGGAAGTGGAAATGGAGGAGGCCAGCGATGTGGAAGCAGAGCACGACAACGCGGCATCGGATTTAGGTAGGGATTACTCGCCTGTGGAGAAGGAGGCGGAGGCTGCTGCTATTGGGTACAAAGTGCTGGGCCCTCTCCAGCGTTCCGACCGGGTATTCAAAGATTATGAGCCAGTTTTCGCAGTGGTTCAG aTTGGATCGCACCAGTTTAAGGTGAGCAACGGAGATTCAATTTTCACGGAGAGATTGAAATTCTGCGAAGTCAATGACAAG TTGATTTTGAACAAGGTCCTCTTGCTGGGATCACCTACCCAAACTATTATCGGTAGGCCTATACTTCCGGATGCAGCTGTTCATGCTGTTGTCGAGGAGCAT GCATTAGATGCTAAGGTgattatttttaagaaaaagagaaggaagaattacCGTCGAACCAAAGGACATCGTCAG GAACTGACTAAGTTGAGAATAACCGATATACAAGGAATTGAAAAACAAGAAATCAAAACCGATGGGAAGCCACTAAAGGCAGCTGTTAAGAATCCAGAGAAGATTGCTGCTGCTGTTTGA